In a genomic window of Punica granatum isolate Tunisia-2019 chromosome 6, ASM765513v2, whole genome shotgun sequence:
- the LOC116212540 gene encoding GATA transcription factor 5-like: MLYRTSHHPSSSSSSPPFHFYPFLSATTLPSPHFHHPHPLLSSKVGTEMECVEAAALKTSLRRDSFGGRGSPHPQAFFVDEFNAPAPCGVPSDDFSVDELLDFSNENGFVDEGKEEEERRVQDGEAEQSNNDGKASVSGFCEMDDFPAVPAGDLSVPADDAADLEWLSHFVEDSSEYSAPFPAGMLPEKPRSHQGSENWAKPEKPGSERPYFTTPVPAKARSKRARTGGWVWSLGSPSLSESSATSSSSSSTTSSSPSSPWLLCTNFGLIEPVYGKPPAKKPKRKLKQPAQGPGMGQPPRRCSHCGVQKTPQWRAGPLGAKTLCNACGVRFKSGRLLPEYRPACSPTFSSELHSNHHRKVLEMRRKKEMLSGPPESALAVPSF; encoded by the exons ATGCTTTACCGAACTTCTCATcacccttcttcttcctcctcttctcctccGTTTCATTTCTATCCCTTTCTCTCTGCAACCACCCTACCCTCTCCTCATTTTCACCATCCTCACCCTCTCTTATCTTCTAAG GTTGGAACGGAAATGGAATGCGTTGAGGCCGCGGCTCTCAAGACCAGTCTCCGGAGGGACAGCTTCGGCGGGAGGGGTAGCCCTCACCCTCAGGCGTTCTTCGTGGACGAGTTTAATGCGCCCGCGCCCTGTGGGGTCCCTTCCGACGACTTCTCCGTCGACGAACTGCTCGACTTTTCCAACGAGAATGGGTTCGTCGACGaagggaaagaagaagaagaacggCGTGTACAAGATGGAGAAGCAGAACAGAGCAACAACGACGGGAAGGCTTCTGTCTCGGGCTTCTGTGAAATGGACGATTTCCCGGCTGTTCCCGCCGGCGACCTCAGCGTTCCG GCCGACGACGCGGCGGACCTCGAATGGCTCTCGCACTTCGTGGAGGACTCCTCGGAGTACTCGGCACCGTTCCCCGCCGGAATGTTGCCGGAGAAGCCTCGGAGCCATCAAGGCAGCGAGAACTGGGCGAAGCCGGAGAAGCCTGGTTCAGAGAGGCCCTACTTCACAACCCCTGTTCCCGCCAAAGCAAGGAGCAAGCGGGCCCGGACCGGCGGCTGGGTCTGGTCCCTCGGTTCGCCATCGCTTTCGGAGTCTTCTGCCACGAGCTCCTCGTCGTCCTCCACCACCTCCAGCTCCCCTTCGAGCCCCTGGCTCCTGTGCACGAACTTCGGCCTAATCGAGCCGGTGTACGGCAAGCCGCCGGCCAAGAAGCCGAAGAGGAAATTGAAGCAGCCGGCCCAGGGTCCTGGGATGGGGCAACCCCCGAGGCGATGCAGCCACTGCGGGGTCCAGAAGACCCCGCAGTGGCGGGCGGGTCCCCTTGGGGCGAAGACCCTATGCAACGCGTGTGGGGTGCGGTTCAAGTCGGGCCGGCTGCTGCCGGAGTACCGGCCTGCTTGCAGCCCGACGTTCTCGAGCGAGCTCCACTCGAACCATCACCGGAAGGTGCTGGAGATGCGGCGGAAGAAGGAGATGTTGTCGGGTCCACCCGAGTCCGCCTTGGCGGTGCCCAGTTTTTGA